One Gossypium hirsutum isolate 1008001.06 chromosome A08, Gossypium_hirsutum_v2.1, whole genome shotgun sequence genomic window, aacttgattcgattaacttgaaattcaaattttttttaatcaaatcgaGTTTTACGTACTCCTAATAATGGCAATAAAATCGAGGTTAGAATGTGCAggtaatttttatattgaatttgagatttagtatttgtaaactaaatttttaatttaaaatttttaattcaattattatcGGTATTGATAATCtttatcaaaattttttgacattttcatttttcatcaatcatatgtcatatcatatagtttaattaaaatttcaagttgataaattttgaaaaaaaatatttacaattttaataattaggttgaaatttttaaataaaaaaatagaatggggtaaaatttcaaaattttttaaaatattttaacctaaaactGAGGTATGTAACATCCTTTGCTTTGGAGCTACAATAAGACATGGGATTCTGATTAACTTGAGAAgcaaattgtaaaatataaagttgaaaaataatatttaaggtCATAAATAGttctttctttctaatttagtccaAAGATTTGCCTTCATCCTTCAACTCATGGTTTATATAtaacatgataaaattatatatggGTAAATTACACTAGTAATCACCCAATATTAGTAAATTCCTTTCTTGGTTAcacaactatgaaaagttacaaatttgttatccaattattcaattttgtcttatTTAGTCACTAGTTGGCTAATAATAGCagcttttaaaattaacataatagcAACCTTATCCCTCAACATTTatactttatttcaatttagtcttaattctaaaaaatctaaccttcaacatttatatattgtgtACTTTGGTCTTTTGTAtagttttgcttttgtttttaacTCTTTCTCACCTAAAAAgcgaaaaaaaaattatcaactaaatttgattgagaatgtacaaaaaaaatgaaacactaaaaaattcaagataataattttcatttctcatttttttttaaaaattaacccttaatGTCACAATAAAAAAGaagaccaaattacacaatgtctaaatgttgagggttaattctttttagaatcaagactaaattgatataatttataaatattaaggattaaaattgctattatgtcaattttaaaagttgtcaccATTAGCTTGctggtaacaaaaaaaaaagacaatttaataattaggtgatcattttataacttttcatagtagggtgaccaaaaaaaattcaaaaataattaagtaactattttgtaattttttataatttaagtgACTGAAAAAGATATTTACTAATAGTTTACCCTGAAATTATCCATTACTCACAAGTGAGAGATAAATATGTAAAAACTGTATCCTTTACCAAGGGAATTTGGGTTGGCCAAGAAACCAAAACAAAATTCCGAACAGTGTACCAAATGATTTTTCTTCACAAAACATGAAAAAGTAAGACTAAAGATAGGCATGATGGTTCAATGGATTTCGAGCACTCATATCCACAATCTGTGTAGATAGTTGAACTTGAATATTTGACCAACTAGATATTCAACTGTCACCCAATGGGAGTGCTACAGAAATGACAGTCGGTGGTACTTCTACTGCATATTTTGGGGGGGGGGTCAAATCTTCTAAAACAAGTTGCAGTTGCTGAGTATTGAGATTAGAATTGGGGTAAGGTCTAAGGAAAAGATTCAGATGAAGCTAATGAAATCAGTTTTATCATGTGCAGTTGACTCTTGATCTTAAAGTTATTGACAATTTGATATCAAATTTCCTCTATATTTTATAGTCTGTAATGTATTATCTCCAAGGCAGTTGATGCTATTATCCATTGATTTACAGAGTGAATGCAAAGAAATAACAAATAATGAAATTTACCAAGAAGAaaatttgtaaacttgtaatgtGTTTATATCAGTAGTAGAGCATATTTGAAAGATATAGATGAAATTTAAGCCATATCTATATTGACAAAATGTTGCTTAGGATTGACAAACTCAGATGGAGCAATcttataaaatatgtacaaaCATGTTGCatgtaaacaaaaattaaaataaacaaaagcttATTATCTTGTTATTGATGTTAGCATTAGCATTAGcattaatttaatctaatataataataatagtattacaCAGAAAACATGATTATTCTCTTGTTAATCGAAAACCTTTTCATCctcttccttctttctttttttcggTCTACCATGATTGAAAGTAAACGATAAGAGCATTAAAAAGCTGCCACCATAGCCTTCGACATTTCtacttcttcttcatcatcttccTCTGCATCCCACAGAAAGTTGGCGTAAGATCCCAGCACCATGCTGCAAATTATACCCAAGTTCAGGTTAATTGGCTGAAAATATATTCAAGTATGGAGCCTATAGAAAATGAAGCATAACTACCAGTCGTCAGGAGAAGCAGTGACGGCTCGGTCGAAGTAAGACTTAGCACGGCTCTCGTCTCTGTGTCGTTCCCAGATTAGGTTCCCGTACAAAGACAAAACTTCCCCATCTCCAGGGCTGGCTAAGATAGCTCTCCCGTAATACTCCTCTGCTCTCTCCATATCCTTTTCCACCTGCAAAACCATAATGCAATATCCATCAGATTTTCGaaagatcaaaacttttctatGTATTAGTGATGTCAAACTTTTTTACCTCGTGTAAGAACCTGCCGTAGTTTCTCAAAAGAAGTGGGTCACCGGGGTTTAGTTTCAACATTTCACGATAATAATCGCCCATCTTCCCCTTATCACCGTACGAATCATCTCCGTTATCACCGCCAATTTTCCCGCCAGTTCCAAATCCATCACCGGAAAATCCAATTTCTTCCATCGAGATCCCGAATTCCGTTCGGAATCCACCGTCTATTTCATAATCCGACACATACTCCTCCTCCGGTATCCCCGCCGTAAAACACCGAGATCCACCGGGAACCCGAGTCTCCGACTTGATAATATCAGTCTCAGACAAAGCTCGCCTTATTTGCGCGCGAGATTCCATTGGCTTCCGTTTATCCATAGGGAAATGCAACGATACTATCGGAGAGCTAAGAGAGAAGCCAGATCTCTCACCGGAGAAAACTGCACCGAACGAGCTTTGACGAGAAAGAGAAACCTTGGGAGAACCGGGCAGAGCTGATGAGGTGACCGGAAGGGAACCCGCTCTCAAGATAGCAGCTTTCATAACTGGAAGAGCTTTTGATTCTCAAATTTGTTTTGTTAAACTTTGTAGTGTCAGTTAGAGATTAGGCCTTTGGAGGGGGAAGCTTCGCATTAATATAGATAAGTAGGAGCCGTTAGATGTGGTGACGGTAGTTGACTTGAAGAGAATGAGATGGGGACAGGTGTAAATAGGAGCGTGAGTTAGGCATGAGCGTGGCATCGGCTTTGGTGAAGACTGGAACACTTTTTTATCTATTTATGGGGTCACGTTAAAAGGATGATTAAGAAAGGTCGTGATGCCACCTGTTGGAGCAAGTAACTTCGGGTTGGGACCCGCATGCAATTGTACGGATTTCCGAATATagtgatatttaaaaattaatgctATACAATTGTTTTTTATAGTATTATTGTCAATCTCGAATTAGTGTtgtcaatttaattaataatattatcgatatatattattgatagatataataaagtgtgtgtaatagaattaaaatgtatTCGAACTTAGCtatatgcaatttttttattttaaaaaaaaataaaaatagtaaaatagaattttatgaaaatacatttacgtaattaaaataagttatattatttaagagtattttaatattttcattttaacataaatcaataaaaattacttATGGTGAGTTTTGAAATCATACCAATTAAACTAGTAAAACCTTGAATTACCACTCAACAAAagttttattttcatgtttttttatgcatttttgtTTTAATACGCACAACATCTTATCTACATTAGCTGTACATATTAATAATGCATTTGATTGAGTTTGTGTTATAACTTAACTCGACACTAACTCAAGATTAGTGATAACACAATGATAAacaattaaatcttatttttttaattttaatattgtgcatatttcatgtgttattattaattaatttcaagacatgtttcattatttattgtatgttatatttAAACACGCATTTGTATTCTGAATTTATAATTTCCATATGCATATAAGTGTGATAGCATTTTtagtagataaataaataaatttaaaaaatgagtgaAATAGTTAAATGTACTTAAAAAGTATTTACtataaaaataatgtttaaaaaaatattaactactttcaaagataattattatcattatttcataaattgaTGAGGAGTTCTTAATTTGAAGTGGAATTAAAATATGAAaggatatttaaaatattaaaacctaAAAGAATTATATGGATGGttgtttgtttctttgtttttaagaattttattataagttttaatcatatttatttttttattttacacaatgtTTATAACTTTACGTAGTCCGTCataaactcataaataggaggataatgtgttttAGCGCACTCAAATTTATATCTTCCTACATCAATAATAATATCCATATTAATCGAATTAATACTCAATTGACATATGTCCATAAATAAATTCTCAACATCCTCCGAACCACAAATATTTAGCTcttgtattaaaataaaattgatatatatatttaaaaaggaaaagaggGGAACCACAAATATTTAGTTCTTGtattaatataaaattgatatgtataaatataaagGAAAAGGGGATGTTCCCTAAAAGTTCCAAGGATTGCAAGTTATGGGCAAAGGCAGCAAATGGATTTGGCTGTTTCTGTGTACCCATGCTGTATTCTGCACAAAAGGCTATGGATAAAAAGTCCCATTTGATCTGAAATTGTGTTTCGGGGACAAATGGGAATTAAAAATTGAAGTGAACAGCTGTTGAGGGCCCCTTTctctaaattttatttctttcgaAATACAACCAAAACGGGAACAATAATCTCATACACATACTAATCTAATTACAATCAACAAAGAAAGTGGTTGACTTTTTACGACGGGAGAAAAGAGTTTTCATTACTTGAAACGATCTTTATGATTTAAATTTGGAGGTCACTGTATATTATCACAATCTTCTCGATTAACGAAACTTTCAATCATCAATCATGATGCAATAAATTTTTATACAGTTCATTGTTACTGTGACAAAAAAGAAATATCTTTGACAAGATGCAATGAAACAATCAAAATTTCACAACAATTGGGTCACCAAAGGACTTGAATACCATATGATACAAATAACTCACAAACTTCATGCCAAAAAACTTATGATTGGAAAAATTAATTGGAATTGAACCTAGGAGGATTCATTTGACTAAGAATTGAAATCTTAATATTTTATGGACAACTTTTTATCTAAGGGATGTATCAATCTGTTAAATTAAATGGAGGTTTAAGgatccctttatttttatttcaaacaaAACGGGGGGGGGGGGTGTTCCATGTTTTGACGTGTAGGTTTTACTTGGGAGCATGTGGGGTCACGAGCGAGGTTTTCTATCGGCTCCACGTGGGGCGGGTTGCCGGCCCATGTGATTCGCATGAAATGAGATGAGAACTTTGCCGCTTACTTCACTGCATCCCTCCTTCCATCCAGGATTGCTACATGATTCTTCGTATTCTACTTCTAGGTGGCATCTCTAACAATTAACTAAATCCTAGATTTATTACACGTGTCTAATATCTATAAACATGCAGCTGCATGAAAGATAGATTTTTGTGTGTTAAACTAGTAATTTTATCCAGACCTTTGCATCTGAGTTCAAACAATCATTTTGTTTACATTATTATAATGTGATAAaagttttcttatttatttctaGGATAGAGGACCATAAagtataataatactaataaatgaGGAGAAACTCTgtgaaatttatataattttacattcttttacaattttaaataccattccttttttaataatttcaacgTTGAATTTATCTGTACAATTGTATTTGTCGTtcataaaaaatttctaattaatctaatatatttaaatcttaaatagtttgtatgaattttttttctcttactTTGAATTGAACTTGACATGCATGATCTAtataaatggaaaataaaatacgacaattagatttttaaattatcaattgTAGAAAAAATTATGAAAGGGTGTAAAATCACGTCAATTTTACACCGATATAAGTGAATCCCTCCTTTTAATAAACACTTacttttttataaaacaattatatttaaactaaataataGCATACTTAGGAAAAAAacgtatgtgataaatttataaaaaaaaaattatacaaaattcaaATGTGATTTCAGCTGAAATAGTAAAAATGAGTTAATAAATAATATGACAACTTGAGTTTAAATTTCATAATGTGTATCATATAcgtaatttttttagattttatataaaaatataaaaaagtcttAAATAGTATTTGCTGCTTTacaaaaacaattaatttttgataatttcacaacTAAATTAAGACCTGATTAATAAGTAACACTACCTCAATCAAATTcttagataataatataaatagttatagaTAGATATACTAACCTTTTGGGATTTATTATCCTCTTCCCCTTGTTCCTATATTTATTTTTCCTGTGAATTCAGTCTTCTCCTTTACAATCGTTACCCTAAATAAAGACTATGGACTTAAAAGCCCAGAACCAAATTACAAAACAATTTATCATCAAGGCAAAGCTTAGCCCATATAGAGTTTGAGCTAAAGCTTGCCGGACTATAAGCATAACGCTATCCCACATTACtgataatataaaatttgacTTCTAATCATGACAATTAAATCtactttgatatatatttttttctcacTTTGATCACTCAACTAGGCAACTAGATCCATTTTAATCAATGAACTTagattttgtcaagatttgaaAATGTGACCAATGTTACTGGAATAGGACCAAATTGGATATATCAAGAACCGATCGATATAATGGTCCGAACAAAAAGGTTGAACTGGTTGACTCAAAAACTAATTGAAATTGGTAAAAATAGAAAATCAAGACAAGGATCGACAATTGAATAGCTTGaaccaatttaatatttttttagatttttataaattttaattatttatttaattattgttggccCGGCAGTCGAACCAGTCGAATTGGTTAAATTAAGTATTAGTGGTCTAACTTGTTCATCCATTAGTACGATTTATTAAATACTAAATGTGATACTTTAAAATTGTACCATGTCATCacctaaatatttatataatttttttaattttcaagtgatgatgtggCTCAATCTCAGAGTTCtacatcatcaaacttttatttttttctaatttaagaGCCAAAATGGATCTAGCTATCAAGTTCAAatgccaaaatgaaaaaaaaaaagatatagaTACCAAAATAAATCTAGCTGTCAAATTCAAGGACCAAAAATTATAGTTTCTATTAACAATGTCACAATCTAGTCTACCATCATTCCATCTAAGACAAGGATAAGGTCTAACTTTTGTAAAGGTGACCGAGCTAAGAACACTAGGTCCGAAATATACATCATAGATTTCTATCTAAAGAAATGGATTCCAGTAGCAAATTTGAGTGAACATACCTTGTTTTGGGGGCTTAGACAGTCTTTCTCACTCTTGGAGTCAAATCTGGAAGGAATTAAAAGGAACCACATACATTTTGGGGATGACTGTATTCATGCCAATTACTATTACAAGAACAAAAGATATGACATGGGTGAGTTCAATTTGAAGAGCTCAACCATTGGTTTCTATCCTACCAACTTCAAACTAGCTTATCCACCCAGAATTTGGGTCTCTCCAGCAATACAATCAAATTTTAGCTAGGCCACAACTTGCTATATCTATTCGTTTTATAAAGTTCAAATTCTCCATAAAATCTTCAGTTTCATTTTCAGATCATCTTTGAAAGTTGAAATCCATATTATGTGTAATGTCTATATTTCCATAAAATCCTTAACATGTGAGTGCGTTAACATGTacttgtttttcatttatttttcacttAATATCAACCTAATTTTCAATTCTGTATACATGCAGCACTAGTATATTTATAGCAATTTTAGATCCAAATAATATTATGTCTCTTAAAGAGAATGAATTATTAATTCAAGGTTAACACATATGTCATAGACGGGAAGAAGCCAATTCAAAATTTGTAACTTTCACCATGATTAAGGATGGATAtaattgttctcttatttatctACTCTCAACAAAGTTAGAAAAATAATCCTACACAACCTTTACCTTGTAATATTGTTCACGGAAAAGAACATCAAAATAAAATGCCCTATGATTACAATATGATAGTATTTAGTATTTACAGTCTTAAACTCACATACTCGTAGATTTATAATGGAAAATAGGTAGCAAGAAAAGAAAACACAACCAACCTCTTCTTAGCTACTCTATTGATTTTTCTTCAATCTCGAAGTTGAGGACAGCGATTTAAGGTTAGGCTCTGAAGTCCTAATAATGAACAAAAAAGTTTCAAGAACCATGCCAAAAACCAATCCAAGAATACCTCCAGCAGAATTCTGCAAATATAATGAACAGTATCAGCATATTCAGTCCATGCTAAATAATCTATAAACTAAGGCACCCATGAGGCCATGACATTACTACTTAAAAATTTGAGGTTGGTAATCTGAAAGTACCATGATAGGACTGTGGTTAAACAACGCCCTGAATGCAAAATAACCAACCAAATACCCAGTAAACATTGTCAGAGCAACATGTAAACCTGTTCATGCATACATCACGTAATTAACTACGAAGAAGAATCTTGCAACAGCAATATATAAATTTGAAGTAAGTTCTGCAACAGTTAGATTGTTCCTTTAATTTAAGTTTGAAATTTTGCAAGGAACCATATGAAAATTATATTCAAAGAAAATACTAACCAAAGCCAATTTGATCCTTATAAGTAGAGAAAGGTTCATTGAGATCCTTCTTCGGCGTGATATCTTTAACAAGCTCTTGATACTCTTTCCTCTCTGCTAGTTCTTTAAGCTTCCTTAATCTCTCCTTTAATTCTTCGCTctacaaattcaaattttttttaaaagcacaAGTTAATTTAAAAATGCAACCATGATAGACCTAGAACGCTAGAATCTAAATCGATTTCAATTTACCTTCTCTCTGGGTTTTGGACTGgtgaaaacgaaattagatccgGAGAAGAGAGAAATCAATTCGGGCCTGGTGTCAAAAGCTGATTCCATCCATATGCTTCGGATCTGCTTGTACGGTGCATTGGCTGCTGAGGAAAGAGTGAGAGCGAGTTCTCGGAGTTCTTCAGAGAGACGACGGTCATTGGAGGCTGCAAGAAGAAACAAGCGAATGGATTCGGTCACAGTTATCACGAGACCGGGTTGGTTCGGGTCGTCGGagctcattttttttatttactgtgAGAAATGGAAATCCGTGAGGGAAGTGGTAAAGCTTTACTACTCCAGGAGTGGAGAATTTTGCAAGACAAAACCCAAACGACGCAGCTTTAGTGAATGGATTGCCAAGGAAAAGCGGGAATAAGTCTTCGGGTTACAATTTAAGCCCATCAGAGGTCAGGGCTGAAGATCCGACCCATATTTGTCGTCTGTCAATCTTAGGCGCAATGTAAAAGATAATTAAGAATTGCTTAAGGGCTAATTCCACCATTAGTCCCTAAATAATACCTAAATTTTACAATTGTCCCCAAAGTTcaataacattttaattgaatCCTATAATTATTAGTATCATATTAATTAAGTCCTATCCTTCAATCAGCTTTGGTGTTAGCTACTAACTCGGATTTGATGTCAAATCCAACCTGTCGGATCTGAGATGGCATATAAATACACATGTGTCACGTTCAAACAATTGAACACAACTTTATGAGTTCAAAAGTTTGAAATCAAAGCCTCATGCAAGATTTTGATTGTTAGAAGctttctctaaaattttaaaaattttttgaaagattattttaatgaaaaaaagaaactattataaaatttaaaaaattatggtAATCTAGTCTCATCCCAATTAGTTAAGGTAATTTTGTACGTGATTTATAAACTTTGATTTGATtgtatttgattaaattttaatttagttttaattaatattttatttgaaattaaaaatatattttaaatataaaaaaataaataaaaataaaaattaatgttttgacattaaatttaaaatttaaaatgataaattttaaatgcaTTTACACTAATGTTTTAGATAAATTTGCAGCTGATCCTAAACCTTTAggaatttatgcatgaattgaaTGGATTAAGAACAAAAAAGAACATAAAGTAATCATGGTAGGCTTCTCATGCATCTAACGAGAAACAAAACTCTATGATTATTATCACAAATAAAAGGCATCAACTAACACTCTttccaaaaaagaaaattcatcaaaacaacaaacACATTATCAACAGCCAAATTCTAATCCAACATTATTGcaacaatattaaaacatttatctACCAATTATTATTGACCTTGAATTAAAAGGTCAGATTACCGCTGAGGTTGGCTTTTTCtaaaaagtgtttttcaaaaaatgcttttaaaaattttaataatgtttattagtaatatcaaaaaatatttttgagaaaataaaatatttattttaagtacGACAATGTAAACCAAAAGATATGTCAAACTTTTTTGGGAAAATATAAAGTTAGTACCTGAACTTGTCTACTTCTCCCAGATTGGTacctatggttttttttttgctcaagaTTGATTTCCAAACTTTTTTTTCCATCCATTAGTTTGATACCTGAGCCTAACATCGTTTAAATTTTGCTGATGTGGAAGCGCTAGCCAATCGTGCACCGTCACATGTCGCAATTTGGAAACCCTATttaacaccttttttttttcatctgtTGACCCGatccttttgaaaaaaaatttaaagaaaacattaattaaaatttaaaaaaataagaaagaattaAAAGTTTAGCATCGGGCTTTGAATTGTTTGGGGAAAAA contains:
- the LOC121203161 gene encoding uncharacterized protein, encoding MSSDDPNQPGLVITVTESIRLFLLAASNDRRLSEELRELALTLSSAANAPYKQIRSIWMESAFDTRPELISLFSGSNFVFTSPKPREKSEELKERLRKLKELAERKEYQELVKDITPKKDLNEPFSTYKDQIGFGLHVALTMFTGYLVGYFAFRALFNHSPIMNSAGGILGLVFGMVLETFLFIIRTSEPNLKSLSSTSRLKKNQ
- the LOC107918509 gene encoding uncharacterized protein codes for the protein MKAAILRAGSLPVTSSALPGSPKVSLSRQSSFGAVFSGERSGFSLSSPIVSLHFPMDKRKPMESRAQIRRALSETDIIKSETRVPGGSRCFTAGIPEEEYVSDYEIDGGFRTEFGISMEEIGFSGDGFGTGGKIGGDNGDDSYGDKGKMGDYYREMLKLNPGDPLLLRNYGRFLHEVEKDMERAEEYYGRAILASPGDGEVLSLYGNLIWERHRDESRAKSYFDRAVTASPDDCMVLGSYANFLWDAEEDDEEEVEMSKAMVAAF